The Procambarus clarkii isolate CNS0578487 chromosome 24, FALCON_Pclarkii_2.0, whole genome shotgun sequence genome includes a region encoding these proteins:
- the LOC123761293 gene encoding uncharacterized protein yields MFKLHGMEDPTRQFLVTQLLKGACNKAQRLPARQLPVTRRLLHRLLGALRGVCCSTYEKTCYRALFSLAFYACLRPGEVTYAGKGQHTLRLDQLTLSRTGIDITFASYKHSAGRTPTLNLSADPYSKYCPVRAMANYIGRQGMEPGPIFLDETGAPVTRQDFTRVLRAAIRVLGLPPNDYAPHSFRIGRATQMSKDGLAPAAIRAVGRWKSDAFHSYIRQDVIPLPR; encoded by the coding sequence ATGTTCAAGCTGCATGGTATGGAGGATCCTACTCGCCAGTTCCTAGTCACACAACTGCTTAAGGGAGCGTGCAACAAGGCTCAACGGCTCCCCGCACGACAATTGCCCGTGACTAGACGACTACTGCATCGACTACTGGGGGCCCTGCGAGGTGTCTGCTGCTCGACTTACGAGAAGACCTGCTACCGAGCGCTCTTCTCCCTCGCCTTCTACGCCTGCCTCCGGCCAGGGGAGGTAACCTATGCGGGGAAGGGGCAACACACGCTACGCTTGGACCAGTTAACTTTATCACGGACGGGGATTGACATCACGTTTGCCTCCTACAAGCACAGTGCAGGTCGTACCCCCACTTTAAACCTGAGTGCAGACCCCTACAGCAAGTACTGCCCGGTCCGTGCCATGGCGAACTACATAGGACGACAGGGCATGGAACCAGGACCTATATTCCTAGACGAAACGGGCGCCCCGGTCACCAGACAAGATTTCACAAGGGTGCTCCGTGCTGCCATTCGAGTACTAGGACTGCCTCCAAACGATTATGCTCCTCACTCCTTCAGAATCGGCAGGGCCACGCAGATGTCCAAGGATGGCCTTGCGCCGGCAGCAATCAGAGCAGTCGGCAGGTGGAAAAGTGATGCGTTCCACTCCTACATCAGGCAAGACGTCATTCCACTACCTAGATAA